The stretch of DNA cacgtatttcatgcttttatcgtggttttatgctacgaaatgccccgaatatgctactttgggttattttgtcttatttgtaggaatgaacccgaaagtagcggaatcaagtcatttaccgtccgttttgcatgcatttggaggaagagataatttggagcgggaaatattgctgatttgggatgcgtgaaggtgtttcgggagctaaaaggacaagtcaaagtcaaattgacaagaatgatgagctgctgaagtcaagtttcacttgatcgagtgatttattactcgatcgagtggtttaggagtcaataatcagtcgatcgagcactattctaagtcgatcgaccagttccttatatgcccttactcgatcgatcacttttcCTTGGTCGATCGAAATGTTTTCTgtttgagtttgctcgatcgagtgatttctttactcgatcgagtggcttcactgacgggttgggcttttaagatttaattcgttaattaggtttaatcctactcctattttcttataaataggagttagggatgtcGATGTAAACTCACACATTATATACCCTCcctttctctctggttcgaaGACACTGCTACTCTTTCTACTGTCACTTTGCTCttaatttccggatcatttatttacagtaatttctccccctttctctctttaattacttaatgtttattgttgttcttcttttatttcttgcttcccctttaattatgcatagctaattcccctagtatgttaggattagggaagccgtggtagcatgctttaattgtattaaatagattagccctgcgataagaattgtattaggcaatttaattgttatccggtcgaatgaatgcatgcaggagaccataaatctagttaaccccgacctagatcgaaagattggaagggaaggcttgcttaattacaatagggtatagcagtgagggcgaaagttaagctgtttacgctctagggtggtttaaggaccgaaaggtgacgaccatagctcttcttatcaatagtctaatcgctttagtattcatgatagtataagatctgatagctgccacggtggaccgactcctagcatacttccttctcTACTGTTATTTTCTCTTGCTTTTATTTCCTTTTTGCCTTAGCCTCATTAGTATagtcacaatcaattcaacccccaattgtgacatcagacggatagaatagacaaatagatagtacaccgcctccctgtggagatcgaccctacttaccgctgacttctgttagcagtaatctaggtattttatttttggtgtagaaacgaccgcatcacaaTGCATTACAACTGCTACTTTCTCATTGTCCATTAATGGGAATATGTTTGGTTATTTCCATGGTAAGAGAGGACTCAGACAAAGGGACCCTCTCTCTCCCTTAATTTTCACTCTGTGCATGGAATATTTGACATGGACTCTGAAATATGCTGCTGCCAGGTTTAATTTCCACTATCATCCACTGTGTAAACAACAGAAGCTGGCTAgtttgatgtttgctgatgatgttctGTTATTTAGTAGAGGGGATACTGAGTCTATGATGCTTTTGCTTAAATCTTTCTCTACTTTTTCTAAAGCTACTGGCTTGAAGGTAAGTTCATCCAAATCAAATGCTTACTTCAAGGGTGTACCAGATCAAATCAAGCAAGATATCCTCAGGGTTCCAGGGTGTAGAAGGTGTACTGCCTTTCAAGTACCTGGGAATGCCTATACAGATCACTAGATTGCAAAAAAAAAGGATTGTGAGTGCTTGGTGGAGAAGATATGCAGCAGGCTCCATAGTTATGGAGCAAGGAAATTCTCATATGCTGGGAGGTTAGTATTGGTGAAATCTGTCCTTTCTTCCTTGCATTCATATTGGGCTTCTATGTTTGTTTTACCTAAGGGAATCATTGCTAGGATTGAGGCAATTTGTAGAAATTTTCTTTGGGACAACAATGCAGAATATAGGAGAGTACCATTGGTGGCATGGGATAAAGTATGCAGGCCAAAAGAAGAGGGGGGTCTTGGTCTTAAAGATCAGGAAGTGATGAACAAAGCAATGGTAGGGAGACTAGTGAACAGGGTAGCAGAGAAGAAAAACTCAATATAGGTGAATTGGGTGCAACAAAACTATCTGAAAGGGAAGGATTGGATGGAGTATAAACCTAGTGCCAACTCCAGTTAGGTGTGGAGGAGAATTTGCAGAGTTAAGCAAGAAATGGTCCTTGGCTATGTTAATGGCAAGTGGGCTGTACAAGATAAGGGATTCTCACCTGCTGGGTGTTATGAGTGGTTCAAAGGAAACAGGCCAAAGGTACCATGGGCTAGACTGGTATGGAATGAGTGGGTGTTACCCAAGCATCAGTTTATAAGGTGGTTAATTGTCCATGGAGCTTTAAGAACTAATGACAAGTTGGTCCTGTATGGTATGGATGTAGATGATAGATGTTACTTGTGTTCCCAAGCTACTAAGAGGTCTGATCATTTGTTCTTTGAATGTGCTTACAGTAAGAAGCTTATCCACAGCATAAATCAGAAGTTAGGATGCCATATACCTGAAACTAATGTCCTTGACTGGTGCTTACATAGGACTGGTACAAAGATGCAGCTCGGGGTACAGGCAGCCGTTGTTTGGGGAGCTATTTACCACATTTGGCAGCAGAGAAATAAGTGCAAGATTGATTGTGCTGTAACCAGGCCAGAAAACCTTTCAGAGCAGATTATAGAAGAGGTGAAAGCAAGAATTAGAGGTCGAGATTTCCAACATATGACCAAGGCAGAGTTAGATTGGCTAAGTCTTAAGAATTTATATGTAATGGTTGATTGATGCATTCTTTGTACTTAAACCCTTTTGATATATATGACACATACtcacattccaccaaaaaaaaaatgattaaaatattaatatgatTATCAATATCAATTTAAATatgatttaattttaaaaaaaatcaaatttaaaaaTGGTAAATAAGAAAATCTTATAAACTATTTTTAACCTGTATTCTGACATTGTCCCTATTTGTGACAATAATAATAACCCCGCTCATATGTCCCATACATGAACCTGATCCGTTTGACCGATCTACTAATTATTTATAaaattcatttattttaattttgaaaGATTAGCTGTTAAGCGATGATTGTTAATTAATTGGGAGATGCGAGTATCTTCTATTCTTCATTCTGCCATTCATTTGATTCCTTTAACTTAAATCATTTGTCACAAAATATTCCTATGCCAACTTTTGTCAACCGTTGACCATACTTCTCCAAACACGCTACCGATGACACCGTTATATTATGCATTGTTTAGTGTTGTCATGCAAAGCCTGttattttttttaaacaattcTCTACCAATGTGTAATATATATAattacaaattctcatttaagacggcacTATCCATCTTAGACTTAAGACGGGTTAAGTATCATATCACTTACATACATAAGACAAATATATTGTTTTCCCTATGCATTCTTTATACACTCAAGTAGCATGCACTTGACCCGTCTTAATCTTAAGATGAATTGTGCCGTACGTCTTATAGGAGACTTACTAATATGTAGTATAAGCTATTTAAAAACTTTGTACTCGATCATTTAATATTTTTTTCGGATAGTTGCAGTTTATTTAAACTTAATAGCAAGTGAGGGGAAGgaattttgtaatatatttttttattatcGATTTTGTAGATTACACATGTTATACGTAGGCATATCATGTTGGACAATATCGTTGGTCCACGGATATATTCTTATAATTATATCCTCGACAAATTGTATTTATGGGTTGATAGATTGAACAATTGAGCTAGAAGACATTTTCTTATTTGAAAATGGATTTCTATAATTATATCCAAAGACAAGTTTTCTTAAGTTTGCTGGTTTTGTTTGTTATAGTGGTTGGAGgaaaagctcaaatatctaataatGCATCAACTACTTCAGCATCTTCCAGGCCAAAATCTGTTAATATTGGTGTTCTTTTCACTTTCAATTCTATTATTGGAAGAGCTGTGAGGCCTGCCATTGATGCTGCTGTTGATGACATCAATTCGAGCCCGAGTATTTTGAATGGTACCAAGGTAAACATCATTGTTCATGACACAAATTGCAGCGGATATATTGGAACTATCGGAGGTATTTATTTCCTCCTTtcgtct from Silene latifolia isolate original U9 population chromosome 10, ASM4854445v1, whole genome shotgun sequence encodes:
- the LOC141608339 gene encoding uncharacterized protein LOC141608339 yields the protein MVLGYVNGKWAVQDKGFSPAGCYEWFKGNRPKVPWARLVWNEWVLPKHQFIRWLIVHGALRTNDKLVLYGMDVDDRCYLCSQATKRSDHLFFECAYSKKLIHSINQKLGCHIPETNVLDWCLHRTGTKMQLGVQAAVVWGAIYHIWQQRNKCKIDCAVTRPENLSEQIIEEVKARIRGRDFQHMTKAELDWLSLKNLYVMVD